The Setaria italica strain Yugu1 chromosome IX, Setaria_italica_v2.0, whole genome shotgun sequence genome has a window encoding:
- the LOC101785907 gene encoding uncharacterized protein LOC101785907 isoform X1 — protein sequence MQACNFQLSSPMSLWLEPWLPSAGFQVATHSGYLSGGPGLSRLKCRVQCSQLWHSTSPVDNQKEKDRYSCIDQSTSYLHVQSLRNFPTEKLCGEVVVVRLDSALLLGHLGPCTFALERALLTIKYLYKARAKVVIVTSWDTLLQSDNPEIKSIDSFADFLNSPSLCFIFNRKEKKELECCKREVLSSYTADVPLCESAELQSFAIVDEYLSSLLQVEVIPVDGAPGLTSFKKEEWVQNSIILFENLLNFRGEVANCNDFSQKLASGATIFVNDSFSLSHKILASTVGITRYCYASLAGFHFEEELTQLIKITDTMRRPYIAIIGGSNFLRKAPALRMLTSLCDGLFFVGKLSFQIMKGLGMPVPSQFIETNAVMEVLQIIQVARDRNVPIYYPTDLWCLNNDGGTLGVISSTGQLDGWTPADIGPSTLEKISSIIPLYKKILWIGPTNYDLAEEFSVGATRLGQILEKASFDSCEVILVGSAACKALKRETDSSSRYIEFQIATVVWEFLKGRILPGIAALDKRYPYQIPWSTVFCDPTLPLVVDIGSGNGLFLFQMAKSYESSNFLGLEMNEKLVIRCLQGMAWDEKRNLHFVATNATSTFHSIVSSYPGRLTLVTIQCPNPDFNKEQNRWRMVRRMLIEAVADLLQTNGQVYLQSDVESVLLGMKEQFLSYGKGQLVVDGDDCGHGMDNPFGVVSDWERHVLARGAPMYRTMLRKV from the exons ATGCAGGCTTGTAACTTTCAGTTAAGCTCACCAATGTCTCTTTGGTTAGAGCCATGGCTGCCATCTGCTGGATTCCAGGTCGCAACGCATAGTGGTTACCTTTCAG GGGGACCGGGACTATCCAGGCTGAAATGTAGAGTACAGTGCTCTCAGCTGTGGCACTCTACTAGTCCAGTTGATAATCAGAAAGAG AAGGACAGATATTCTTGCATCGATCAATCAACATCGTATCTGCATGTACAATCTCTTAGGAACTTTCCGACTGAAAAACTTTGTGGAGAAGTGGTTGTGGTGCGTCTTGATTCTGCACTTCTCTTGGGACACTTAGGACCATGCACTTTCGCTCTTGAAAGAGCATTGCTAACTATCAAATACTTGTACAAAGCAAGAGCAAAAGTGGTTATAGTCACCAGCTGGGATACACTTCTTCAATCTGATAATCCAGAGATTAAATCAATTGACTCTTTTGCAG ATTTTCTAAATTCACCTTCGTTGTGTTTTATTTTTAACcgaaaggagaagaaggaattAGAATGTTGTAAAAGGGAGGTGTTGAGTTCGTATACAGCAGATGTACCACTATGTGAATCTGCAGAACTACAGTCCTTTGCCATTGTTGATG AGTACTTGTCATCACTTCTTCAAGTAGAAGTCATCCCAGTAGATGGTGCACCTGGTTTAACATCATTTAAGAAGGAAGAGTGGGTGCAGAACAGCATTATTTTGTTTGAAAATCTTCTGAACTTCAGAGGAGAAGTTGCTAATTGCAATGATTTTTCTCAGAAGCTAGCTTCAGGTGCCACAATATTTGTCAATGATTCTTTCTCACTGTCCCATAAGATTCTTGCATCAACTGTTGGCATCACCCGCTACTGCTATGCATCTCTTGCTGGTTTCCATTTTGAGGAGGAGCTTACGCAATTGATAAAGATCACGGACACCATGAGGCGCCCATATATTGCAATT ATTGGAGGCAGTAACTTCTTGAGAAAGGCACCTGCTCTTCGGATGTTAACCTCTCTATGTGATGGGTTGTTCTTTGTTGGAAAATTATCATTTCAAATAATGAAAGGCCTTGGAATGCCAGTGCCCTCTCAATTCATAGAAACAAATGCAGTTATGGAAGTACTACAGATTATTCAAGTTGCTAGGGATAGGAATGTTCCTATTTATTATCCAACAGATCTCTGGTGCTTGAACAATGACGGTGGAACATTGGGAGTAATTAGCTCTACTGGACAACTGGATG GCTGGACACCAGCCGATATAGGACCATCAACATTGGAGAAAATATCTTCTATAATACCATTATATAAG AAGATACTATGGATTGGTCCTACAAACTACGATTTAGCAGAAGAATTTTCAGTTGGAGCAACACGGTTGGGTCAAATACTGGAAAAAGCAAGCTTTGATAGCTGTGAAGTTATTTTAGTAGGGAGTGCAGCATGCAAAGCATTAAAACGAGAAACAGATTCCTCATCTCGATATATAGAATTTCAAATTGCCACTGTTGTATGGGAATTCCTCAAAGGAAGAATATTGCCTGGTATAGCAGCATTGGATAAA CGTTACCCCTACCAGATTCCATGGAGCACTGTCTTCTGTGATCCTACACTACCCTTAGTGGTTGATATTGGAAGTG GAAATGGtttgtttctttttcaaatGGCTAAAAGTTATGAAAGTTCAAATTTCCTTGGGCTTGAGATGAACGAAAAG CTTGTTATAAGGTGCCTCCAGGGTATGGCTTGGGATGAGAAAAGGAACCT ACATTTTGTAGCAACGAATGCAACGTCCACATTCCACTCCATAGTTTCAAGTTATCCTGGACGGTTGACTCTTGTCACAATACAG TGCCCAAATCCTGACTTCAACAAAGAGCAAAATAGGTGGAGAATGGTGCGAAGAATGCTCATTGAAGCTGTTGCTGATCTTCTTCAGACCAATGGACAG GTTTATCTGCAGTCTGACGTGGAATCCGTTCTGCTGGGAATGAAAGAGCAGTTCCTCTCATACGGCAAGGGCCAGCTTGTCGTGGACGGTGATGATTGCGGCCACGGGATGGACAACCCGTTCGGTGTGGTGTCCGACTGGGAGCGCCATGTCCTCGCTCGCGGAGCTCCCATGTACAGGACAATGCTAAGGAAAGTGTGA
- the LOC101785496 gene encoding L-type lectin-domain containing receptor kinase IV.1, translating into MAAKRFLLMVVVVVVVVVEGGAAVEFAYEGFRGAGLLLDGMATVTPAGLLLLTNDTNMASSQKNYTGMSKGHAFHPDRVRFGRPAAAGAGGGFAAGVSSFSTTFVFAIVSEFLDLSTSGFAFLVAPSTDLSTAMPQQYLGMFNGTDNGDSRNHVFAVEFDTVRNPEFADINNNHVGVDVNSLNSSAAEPAGYYDDGDGAFRNLSLISREPMQVWVDYDAAAAVVTVAMAPARRPRPKRPLLSAKVNLSTVITDTAYVGFSSASSIVLVKHYVIGWSFSLGGDAPALDYAKLPKLPRIGPKPRSKALTIALPIATTAAVLAAVAVGFLLLRRRRRYAELREDWEVEFGPHRFAYKDLYDATGGFKDKRLLGAGGFGRVYSGVLPGSRTQVAVKKVSHESRQGMKEFVAEVVSIGRLRHRNLVQLLGYCRRKGELLLVYDYMPNGSLDKHLHYHGDDDRPVLDWAQRLQIIRGVAAGLLYMHEVWEKVVIHRDIKASNVLLDGDMNGRLGDFGLARLYDHGDDPHTTHVVGTMGYLAPELVRTGKATTLSDVFAFGAFVLEVACGRRPIEEEEEGVDGAAAGDRFVLVDWVLGHWREGSIAGAVDARLGSDYDAAEAELVLRLGLACLHPSPAARPSMRQVTQYLDGSAPLPELPTTYVTINTFDDVEKHRPLFDSWFVWRPTSTTTTSVATMSDIGLSGGR; encoded by the coding sequence ATGGCGGCTAAGCGCTTCctgctgatggtggtggtggtggtcgtcgtcgtggtcgagggcggcgccgccgtggagtTCGCCTACGAAGGCTTCCGCGGCGCGGGCCTGTTGCTCGACGGCATGGCGACCGTCACGCCGGCCGGGCTTCTGCTGCTCACCAACGACACCAACATGGCGTCGTCACAGAAGAACTACACCGGCATGTCCAAGGGCCACGCCTTCCACCCGGACCGGGTGCGGTTcggccgcccggcggcggcgggggcaggtgGTGGCTTTGCAGCCGGGGTGTCGTCGTTCTCGACCACGTTCGTGTTCGCCATCGTGTCGGAGTTCCTCGACCTGAGCACGAGCGGGTTCGCGTTCTTGGTGGCGCCGTCCACGGACCTGTCCACGGCGATGCCGCAGCAGTACCTGGGCATGTTCAACGGCACCGACAACGGCGACTCCCGCAACCACGTCTTCGCCGTCGAGTTCGACACCGTGCGCAACCCGGAGTTTGCGGACATCAACAACAACCATGTCGGCGTTGACGTCAACAGCCTCAACTCCTCGGCGGCCGAGCCGGCGGGGTActacgacgacggcgacggcgcattCCGGAACCTGAGCCTGATCAGCCGGGAGCCCATGCAGGTGTGGGTGGactacgacgccgccgccgcggtggtcaccgtggccatggcgccggcgcggcggcccagGCCCAAGAGGCCGCTCCTGTCTGCGAAAGTCAACCTCTCGACGGTCATCACCGACACGGCGTACGTCGGCTTCTCGTCTGCGTCCAGCATCGTGCTCGTCAAGCACTACGTCATCGGCTGGAGCTTCAGTCTCGGCGGCGACGCTCCGGCGCTCGACTACGCCAAGCTGCCGAAGCTGCCACGCATCGGCCCCAAGCCCCGGTCCAAGGCGCTGACCATCGCGCTGCCGATAGCCACCACGGCGGCCGTCCTCGCGGCGGTCGCCGTCGGGTTCTTGCTCCTCCGCCGACGGCGAAGGTACGCCGAGCTGCGCGAAGATTGGGAGGTGGAGTTCGGGCCGCACCGGTTCGCGTACAAGGACTTGTACGACGCCACCGGCGGCTTCAAGGACAAGCGACTCCTCGGAGCAGGAGGATTTGGCAGGGTGTACAGTGGCGTGCTCCCGGGGTCCAGGACACAGGTAGCCGTGAAGAAGGTGTCCCATGAATCAAGGCAAGGAATGAAGGAGTTCGTCGCCGAGGTTGTCAGCATTGGCCGGCTCCGGCACCGCAACCTCGTGCAGCTCCTCGGTTACTGCCGGCGCAAAGGGGAGCTCCTTCTGGTCTACGACTACATGCCAAACGGAAGCCTCGACAAGCACCTTCACTAtcacggcgacgacgacaggCCCGTCTTGGACTGGGCTCAGAGGCTTCAGATCATCAGAGGCGTCGCCGCCGGGCTGCTCTACATGCACGAGGTTTGGGAGAAGGTGGTCATACACCGAGACATCAAAGCGAGCAACGTGCTCCTCGACGGAGACATGAACGGGCGGTTGGGTGACTTCGGCCTTGCGAGGCTGTACGACCATGGTGACGACCCACACACCACGCACGTGGTAGGCACCATGGGCTACCTCGCTCCGGAGCTCGTGCGCACCGGCAAGGCGACCACTCTCTCCGACGTGTTCGCCTTCGGCGCGTTCGTCCTGGAGGTTGCCTGCGGCCGGAGGcccatcgaggaggaggaggaaggcgtggacggcgccgccgctggcgacCGGTTCGTGCTCGTGGACTGGGTGCTCGGGCACTGGCGCGAGGGATCCATCGCCGGCGCGGTGGACGCCAGGCTCGGCTCGGACTACGacgccgcggaggcggagctgGTGCTTAGGCTGGGGCTGGCGTGCCTGCACCCGTCGCCCGCGGCGCGGCCGAGCATGCGGCAGGTCACGCAGTACCTCGACGGCAGCGCGCCGTTGCCGGAGCTGCCCACGACGTACGTGACAATCAACACGTTCGATGACGTGGAGAAGCACCGGCCTCTCTTCGACTCGTGGTTCGTCTGGCGGccgacctcgacgacgacgacgagcgttGCCACCATGTCTGACATCGGCCTCTCTGGCGGCAGGTGA
- the LOC111255862 gene encoding L-type lectin-domain containing receptor kinase IV.1-like — MGATAWQEMVVVVFVGIGIVAVGAAEFAYDGFAGAGLALDGMATLTPAGLLQLTNDTIMPKGHAFHPEPVTFRRPAAGAGGAAAAAAMSSFSTTFVFAIVSEFLDLSTSGFAFLVAPSTDLSTAMPNQYLGVFNGTDNGDARNRIFAVEFDTVRNPEFADINNNHVGVDVNSLNSSAAAPAGYYDDATGAFRNLSLISREPMQVWVDYDAATTEITVAMAPARSPRPKRPLLSKRIDLSTVITDTACVGFSSASSIVLVKHYVLGWSFSLDGDAPALDYAKLPKLPRIGPKPQSKGLTIALPVAATVTVLAVVAIGVLLLLRRLRYAELREDWEVEFGPQRFAFKDLYDATGGFKDKWLLGAGGFGTVYKGVLPGPGAEIAVKKVSHHSRQGMKEFVAEVVSIGHLRHRNLVQLLGYCRRKGELLLVYDYMPNGSLDKHLHCREDKPVLSWAQRLHIIRGVAAGLLYMHEDWKQVVIHRDIKASNVLLDGEMNGRLGDFGLARLHDHGDDPQTTRVVGTMGYLAPELVRAGKATARSDVFAFGVFLLEVACGRRPVEEDAGTDTDTDTSDCFVLVDWVLGHWRNGSITSAVDARLGSGYDVVAADLVLRLGLACLHPSPAARPSMRQVTQYLDGSAPLPELPATDMSFTTFAGMGRYQPLFDSWSVRQTTTAAMSVATISDIGLSGGR; from the coding sequence ATGGGTGCTACGGCTTGGCAAGAGATGGTGGTGGTTGTGTTCGTCGGCATCGGCATCGTGGCCGTTGGCGCCGCGGAGTTCGCGTACGACGGCTTCGCCGGCGCGGGCCTGGCGCTCGACGGCATGGCGACCCTCACGCCGGCCGGCCTGCTGCAGCTCACCAACGACACCATCATGCCCAAGGGCCACGCCTTTCACCCGGAGCCCGTCACGtttcggcggccggcggcgggagcaggcggcgccgctgccgcggcggcgatgtcctCCTTCTCGACCACGTTCGTGTTCGCCATCGTGTCGGAGTTCCTGGACCTGAGCACGAGCGGGTTCGCGTTCCTGGTGGCGCCGTCCACGGACCTGTCCACGGCCATGCCCAACCAGTACCTGGGCGTGTTCAACGGCACCGACAACGGCGACGCGCGCAACCGCATCTTCGCCGTCGAGTTCGACACCGTGCGCAACCCGGAGTTCGCGGACATCAACAATAACCACGTCGGCGTCGACGTCAACAGCCTCAACTcctctgcggcggcgccggcggggtaCTACGACGACGCCACGGGCGCGTTCCGGAACCTGAGCCTGATAAGCCGGGAGCCCATGCAGGTGTGGGTGGACTACGACGCCGCGACCACGGAGATCACCGTGGCCATGGCGCCCGCGAGATCGCCCAGGCCCAAGAGACCGCTCCTGTCCAAGAGGATCGATCTCTCCACGGTCATCACCGACACGGCGTGCGTCGGCTTCTCGTCGGCGTCCAGCATCGTGCTCGTCAAGCACTACGTGCTCGGCTGGAGCTTCAGCCTCGACGGCGACGCTCCGGCTCTCGACTACGCCAAGCTGCCGAAGCTGCCACGCATCGGCCCAAAGCCCCAGTCCAAGGGGCTGACCATCGCGCTGCCAGTAGCCGCCACGGTGACCGTCCTCGCGGTGGTTGCCATCGGAGTCTTGCTCCTCCTCCGACGGCTCAGGTACGCCGAGCTGCGCGAAGATTGGGAGGTGGAGTTCGGGCCACAACGTTTCGCTTTCAAGGACCTCTACGACGCCACCGGCGGCTTCAAGGACAAGTGGTTGCTCGGCGCAGGAGGCTTCGGAACGGTGTACAAGGGCGTGCTCCCGGGGCCCGGGGCCGAAATCGCTGTGAAGAAGGTGTCTCACCACTCAAGGCAAGGGATGAAGGAGTTCGTCGCCGAGGTCGTCAGCATCGGCCACCTCCGGCACCGCAACCTCGTGCAGCTGCTCGGCTACTGCCGGCGCAAAGGGGAGCTCTTGCTGGTCTACGACTACATGCCAAATGGCAGCCTCGACAAGCACCTACACTGCCGCGAAGACAAACCCGTCCTGTCTTGGGCCCAGAGGCTGCACATCATCAGAGGCGTCGCCGCCGGGCTGCTCTACATGCACGAGGACTGGAAGCAGGTGGTCATCCACCGGGACATCAAGGCGAGCAACGTGCTCCTCGACGGCGAGATGAATGGGCGGCTGGGCGACTTCGGCCTCGCGAGACTGCACGACCATGGCGACGACCCGcagaccacgcgtgtggtcggcACCATGGGGTACCTGGCGCCGGAGCTGGTGCGCGCCGGCAAGGCGACCGCTCGTTCCGACGTGTTCGCCTTTGGTGTGTTCCTCCTGGAGGTGGCGTGCGGCCGGAGGCCCGTTGAGGAGGACGCGGGCACCGACACTGACACCGACACCAGCGACTGCTTCGTGCTCGTAGACTGGGTGCTCGGGCACTGGCGCAATGGCTCCATTACCAGCGCGGTGGACGCCAGGCTCGGCTCTGGGTACGACGTCGTGGCGGCGGACCTGGTGCTGCGCCTGGGGCTGGCGTGCCTGcacccgtcgccggcggcgcggccgagcATGCGGCAGGTCACGCAGTACCTCGATGGCAGCGCGCCGTTGCCAGAGCTGCCCGCGACGGACATGTCGTTCACCACGTTCGCGGGCATGGGGAGGTACCAGCCTCTCTTCGACTCGTGGTCCGTCCGGCAGACGACAACGGCGGCGATGAGCGTCGCCACCATTTCTGACATCGGCCTCTCCGGCGGCAGATGA
- the LOC105915085 gene encoding L-type lectin-domain containing receptor kinase IV.1 — protein MLASFSFLVLLACHFHGLSHAAVPAAAAGGDSQFIYNGFAGAGLDLDGMAVVEPDGKLMLTNVTSQLKGHAFHPAALRFHGEAPASARNSTARSFSTTFVFAIAAEYVTVSGNGLAFFVAPTKNLTAASPSQFLGLFNSENNGNASNHVFAVELDTILNPEFRDINSNHVGVDVNGLMSVAAEPAGYFADDTGVFKNLSLYSGDAMQVWVDYDGRAAVVNVTLAPAEAPKPKKPLISVSVDLSAVVNGTAYVGLSSSTGPFRTRHYVLGWSFALDSAAPMLDYAKLPKMPRAVTKRRSRAIDVALPVAMPLLALAAVACVSLLAWRRFRYAELREDWEVEFGPHRFSYKDLFHATDGFDGKHLLGAGGFGRVYKGVLPESKTEVAVKVVSHDARQGMKQFVAEVVSIGRLRHRNVVQLLGYCRRRGELLLVYDYMPNGSLDRWLYGYGNGAPPLSWEQRLRAVRGVASGLLYLHEDWEQVVVHRDVKANNVLLDGEMNARLGDFGLARLYERGAGPQTTHVVGTMGYLAPELARTRRVTPAVDVFAFGAFVLEVACGRRPIERGVGDSDGDGRFVLVDWVLELWHMGALAEAADPRLRGDYPAEEAELVLKLGLLCSHPVPGERPSMRQVVQYLDGDAPLPEPPRSYQSFTALAMMQNDGFDSYAASYPSSSATVTSVGAVSSVHSGGT, from the coding sequence ATGCTTGCCAGCTTCTCCTTCCTTGTCCTGCTTGCCTGCCATTTTCATGGCCTCAGCCATGCGGCGGtgccggcagccgccgccggtggtgaTAGCCAGTTCATCTACAACGGCTTCGCCGGCGCGGGGCTCGACCTGGATGGCATGGCCGTGGTCGAGCCGGACGGCAAGCTCATGCTCACCAACGTCACGTCCCAGCTGAAGGGCCACGCGTTCCACCCGGCGGCGCTCCGCTTCCACGGcgaggcgccggcgtcggcgcggaACAGCACTGCTCGGTCCTTCTCGACGACCTTCGTgttcgccatcgccgccgagtaCGTGACGGTGAGCGGCAACGGGCTGGCCTTCTTCGTCGCGCCAACCAAGAACCTGACCGCGGCGTCTCCGAGCCAGTTCCTCGGCCTCTTCAACAGCGAGAACAATGGCAACGCGAGCAACCACGTCTTCGCGGTCGAGCTCGACACCATCCTCAATCCGGAGTTCCGGGACATCAACAGCAACCACGTCGGCGTCGACGTCAACGGGCTGATGTccgtcgccgccgagcccgcCGGTTACTTCGCCGACGACACCGGTGTCTTCAAGAACCTGTCTCTCTACAGCGGCGACGCGATGCAGGTGTGGGTGGACTACGACGGCCGGGCCGCGGTGGTCAACGTCACGCTGGCGCCCGCGGAGGCGCCCAAGCCCAAGAAGCCCCTGATCTCCGTCTCCGTCGACCTCTCGGCGGTGGTGAACGGTACGGCGTACGTCGGGCTCTCGTCGTCGACGGGCCCGTTCCGCACGCGCCACTACGTCCTCGGCTGGAGCTTCGCCCTGGACAGCGCCGCGCCGATGCTCGACTACGCGAAGCTCCCCAAGATGCCTCGCGCCGTCACCAAACGACGGTCTAGGGCGATCGACGTGGCCCTGCCGGTGGCCATGCCgctcctcgcgctcgccgccgtggcCTGCGTATCCCTCCTCGCCTGGCGGCGGTTCCGGTATGCCGAGCTCCGGGAGGACTGGGAGGTGGAGTTCGGCCCGCACCGGTTCAGCTACAAGGACCTCTTCCACGCCACCGATGGTTTCGACGGCAAGCACCTCCTCGGCGCCGGGGGCTTCGGCCGCGTGTACAAGGGCGTGCTCCCGGAGTCCAAGACGGAGGTCGCCGTCAAGGTCGTGTCGCACGACGCGAGGCAAGGGATGAAGCAGTTCGTCGCCGAGGTCGTCAGCATCGGCCGGCTCCGGCACCGCAACGTCGTGCAGCTGCTCGGTTACTGCCGGCGGAGAGGCGAGCTCCTCCTGGTGTACGACTACATGCCGAACGGCAGCCTGGACAGGTGGCTGTACGGCTACGGCaacggcgcgccgccgctgagctggGAGCAGAGGCTCCGCGCCGTCAGGGGCGTCGCGTCGGGCCTGCTGTACCTCCACGAGGACTGGGAGCAGGTGGTCGTCCACCGCGACGTCAAGGCCAACAACGTGCTCCTCGACGGCGAGATGAACGCCCGTCTCGGCGACTTCGGGCTCGCGCGGCTGTacgagcgcggcgccggcccGCAGACCACGCACGTGGTGGGCACCATGGGGTACCTCGCGCCGGAGCTCGCGCGCACCCGGCGCGTGACGCCGGCCGTCGACGTGTTCGCGTTCGGCGCGTTCGTGCTCGAGGTGGCGTGCGGCCGGCGGCCCATCGAGCGCGGCGTCGGTgacagcgacggcgacggccggtTCGTGCTGGTGGACTGGGTGCTGGAGCTCTGGCACATGGGCGCGCTCGCCGAAGCAGCGGACCCGCGGCTCCGCGGCGACTACCCTGCCGAGGAGGCCGAGCTGGTGCTGAAGCTGGGCCTGCTGTGCTCCCACCCGGTGCCTGGCGAGCGGCCGTCGATGCGGCAGGTGGTGCAGTacctcgacggcgacgcgccGCTGCCCGAGCCGCCGCGGTCGTACCAGAGCTTCACCGCGCTGGCCATGATGCAGAACGACGGCTTCGACTCCTACGCCGCGTCGTACCCGTCGTCATCGGCGACCGTGACAAGCGTGGGCGCCGTGTCCTCCGTCCACTCCGGAGGAACGTGA
- the LOC101785907 gene encoding uncharacterized protein LOC101785907 isoform X2, producing the protein MQACNFQLSSPMSLWLEPWLPSAGFQVATHSGYLSGGPGLSRLKCRVQCSQLWHSTSPVDNQKEKDRYSCIDQSTSYLHVQSLRNFPTEKLCGEVVVVRLDSALLLGHLGPCTFALERALLTIKYLYKARAKVVIVTSWDTLLQSDNPEIKSIDSFAEYLSSLLQVEVIPVDGAPGLTSFKKEEWVQNSIILFENLLNFRGEVANCNDFSQKLASGATIFVNDSFSLSHKILASTVGITRYCYASLAGFHFEEELTQLIKITDTMRRPYIAIIGGSNFLRKAPALRMLTSLCDGLFFVGKLSFQIMKGLGMPVPSQFIETNAVMEVLQIIQVARDRNVPIYYPTDLWCLNNDGGTLGVISSTGQLDGWTPADIGPSTLEKISSIIPLYKKILWIGPTNYDLAEEFSVGATRLGQILEKASFDSCEVILVGSAACKALKRETDSSSRYIEFQIATVVWEFLKGRILPGIAALDKRYPYQIPWSTVFCDPTLPLVVDIGSGNGLFLFQMAKSYESSNFLGLEMNEKLVIRCLQGMAWDEKRNLHFVATNATSTFHSIVSSYPGRLTLVTIQCPNPDFNKEQNRWRMVRRMLIEAVADLLQTNGQVYLQSDVESVLLGMKEQFLSYGKGQLVVDGDDCGHGMDNPFGVVSDWERHVLARGAPMYRTMLRKV; encoded by the exons ATGCAGGCTTGTAACTTTCAGTTAAGCTCACCAATGTCTCTTTGGTTAGAGCCATGGCTGCCATCTGCTGGATTCCAGGTCGCAACGCATAGTGGTTACCTTTCAG GGGGACCGGGACTATCCAGGCTGAAATGTAGAGTACAGTGCTCTCAGCTGTGGCACTCTACTAGTCCAGTTGATAATCAGAAAGAG AAGGACAGATATTCTTGCATCGATCAATCAACATCGTATCTGCATGTACAATCTCTTAGGAACTTTCCGACTGAAAAACTTTGTGGAGAAGTGGTTGTGGTGCGTCTTGATTCTGCACTTCTCTTGGGACACTTAGGACCATGCACTTTCGCTCTTGAAAGAGCATTGCTAACTATCAAATACTTGTACAAAGCAAGAGCAAAAGTGGTTATAGTCACCAGCTGGGATACACTTCTTCAATCTGATAATCCAGAGATTAAATCAATTGACTCTTTTGCAG AGTACTTGTCATCACTTCTTCAAGTAGAAGTCATCCCAGTAGATGGTGCACCTGGTTTAACATCATTTAAGAAGGAAGAGTGGGTGCAGAACAGCATTATTTTGTTTGAAAATCTTCTGAACTTCAGAGGAGAAGTTGCTAATTGCAATGATTTTTCTCAGAAGCTAGCTTCAGGTGCCACAATATTTGTCAATGATTCTTTCTCACTGTCCCATAAGATTCTTGCATCAACTGTTGGCATCACCCGCTACTGCTATGCATCTCTTGCTGGTTTCCATTTTGAGGAGGAGCTTACGCAATTGATAAAGATCACGGACACCATGAGGCGCCCATATATTGCAATT ATTGGAGGCAGTAACTTCTTGAGAAAGGCACCTGCTCTTCGGATGTTAACCTCTCTATGTGATGGGTTGTTCTTTGTTGGAAAATTATCATTTCAAATAATGAAAGGCCTTGGAATGCCAGTGCCCTCTCAATTCATAGAAACAAATGCAGTTATGGAAGTACTACAGATTATTCAAGTTGCTAGGGATAGGAATGTTCCTATTTATTATCCAACAGATCTCTGGTGCTTGAACAATGACGGTGGAACATTGGGAGTAATTAGCTCTACTGGACAACTGGATG GCTGGACACCAGCCGATATAGGACCATCAACATTGGAGAAAATATCTTCTATAATACCATTATATAAG AAGATACTATGGATTGGTCCTACAAACTACGATTTAGCAGAAGAATTTTCAGTTGGAGCAACACGGTTGGGTCAAATACTGGAAAAAGCAAGCTTTGATAGCTGTGAAGTTATTTTAGTAGGGAGTGCAGCATGCAAAGCATTAAAACGAGAAACAGATTCCTCATCTCGATATATAGAATTTCAAATTGCCACTGTTGTATGGGAATTCCTCAAAGGAAGAATATTGCCTGGTATAGCAGCATTGGATAAA CGTTACCCCTACCAGATTCCATGGAGCACTGTCTTCTGTGATCCTACACTACCCTTAGTGGTTGATATTGGAAGTG GAAATGGtttgtttctttttcaaatGGCTAAAAGTTATGAAAGTTCAAATTTCCTTGGGCTTGAGATGAACGAAAAG CTTGTTATAAGGTGCCTCCAGGGTATGGCTTGGGATGAGAAAAGGAACCT ACATTTTGTAGCAACGAATGCAACGTCCACATTCCACTCCATAGTTTCAAGTTATCCTGGACGGTTGACTCTTGTCACAATACAG TGCCCAAATCCTGACTTCAACAAAGAGCAAAATAGGTGGAGAATGGTGCGAAGAATGCTCATTGAAGCTGTTGCTGATCTTCTTCAGACCAATGGACAG GTTTATCTGCAGTCTGACGTGGAATCCGTTCTGCTGGGAATGAAAGAGCAGTTCCTCTCATACGGCAAGGGCCAGCTTGTCGTGGACGGTGATGATTGCGGCCACGGGATGGACAACCCGTTCGGTGTGGTGTCCGACTGGGAGCGCCATGTCCTCGCTCGCGGAGCTCCCATGTACAGGACAATGCTAAGGAAAGTGTGA